A region of the Leucobacter komagatae genome:
AGCGTTGATAGGTTGGCACGAGAACCCCATCAAGCGACCCCACGGAGGCCACGCATGCGCGCACCACTCACCTCGCTCTCGCAGTACCAAACTTCGCGCCGGCGCGCGGGTGGCGCAGCTGCGGCGCTCGCGATCACGGCGGGTCTCCTGCTATCGGGCTGCACGTCGCCGAGCGCGGCCCCCGAGACGAGCGACCCGGGCGGCGTCGTCGTGATCCCGGAGACCGCGGCGGCGGGCCAGATCGAGTGGGCTCTCGGCCTGCTGAACGCCGATACCGACGTGACCGTCGACCAGCTCGAGGGCCGGTTCACGAAGGAGTTCCTCGCGCAGGTGTCGGTGGAAGATCTCGCGGCGCAGCTGAACGAGGGCGTTCGACCCCTGAAGCCCTTTAAGACCACTGCGTACACCGATGTGAGCGACGTGCTTGGCGCGGCACGAATCACCGCCGCGAACTCCGAATCGTTCTCGCTCGAGGTGCGGGTCGAGCCCGACGGCACGATCTCCGAGATGCTGATCCGCCCGGCAGCGAACTAGCGGCTACGAGAGCTGCGCGGCGACCGCGCGCAGCACGTCCTCGGGGGCGATATCCGTGCTGAACGAAGTGACGACAACGCGCGATGCGCCGCGCTCGCCGCCAAACCACGGGGCGAACCTGCCCAGTAGGTCAGTCAGTTCGCGCTCGAGCTCTTCGAACGCGTGATTGTCACCGAACTTCATCCAGCGGCGCAGCGCGGCGTTGTGAACGGCGACGATCGCGGCGGCGGCAGCGATCGAACCCCAGTCCGGGGTGCCAGGGGCGGCGACCCGCGCGAGGTAGCGCTGGAACATGCGCTCGTAGCGGTGAGTGATGACGAGCTCGCGCTCGCGGAGTAGGGGAGTGCTGCGGAGCAGCTGCGAGCGCATCCTGGCGGTCACGGGGTCGCGCGTGAGTACGCGCGAGACCTCGAGTGTGCCCTGGGCGATGGTCGCCGACGCGCTGAGCTCTGAGGCATCGAGCTGCTCCTGCAGCTGGCTGAGCGCGAGGTCGTGGTCGGCGAAGACGACGTCTTCCTTGCTGCCGAACCGCCTGAAAAAGGTGCTGCGACTCATGCCGATCGCGTCAGCAAGGCTGCTCGTCGTTGTCTGCTCGTAGCCGTGCTCGGTGAGGTAGCGCACCGCTGTCGCCTGCGGTGACGCCGCTGCCGTTGTCTGCGGGGGCGCGTTCCTGTCGCTCATGAGTGAAAGCTAGCACAGGGGTGAGACGCGGTCTCGCATATGTTTTGGCAGCCGCAAGCGGAATTCTCGGGTCTCAGCCTCTGGGTGTCCTTGCTTTGAGACTGAGTGTCAGGCATACTTCTGGTGACGCGCGCCGCGACCCCTGGCGCGCACCGGACGACAAACGATGGAGTGTCGAGTATGGCAATCGCAAATTTCGCCCCGCAGAGTGTTCCCGACGCTGCGACGTACGTGCCGCCTGTCGCGGACTACGCCTTCTTGCTCGGCGAGGCCTTCGGAACCGATGTGGTGGCCCGCGCCACCGGCGGCGCGCTCAGCGCCTCAGACGCGGGTGACGCCCTTGAAGCGGCTGGCGAGTTCGCCGCCGAGGTGTTCGCGCCGCTGGATCGCGTCGGCGACCAGCAGGGCTCGCAGCTCGTCGACGGAAACGTGCGCACGCCCGACGGCTTCAAGGAGGCCTACAAGTCCTTCGCCGAGGCGGGCTGGGTGTCGGCCTCGGTCGCTGAGGAGGCCGGGGGAGACGGGCTTCCCGGATCCGTCACTGCCGCGCTCTCGGAGTTCTGGAACGCCTCGAACGCCGCCTTTGCGCTCTGTCCCGGCCTGAGCCACGGTGCGATCCGAGCTATCCAGGCGAACGCCTCTGACGAGATTCGCGCGGCCTACCTCCCGAAGCTTGTGAGCGGCGAGTGGACCGGCACTATGAACCTCACCGAGCCGCAGGCCGGCAGTGACCTTGGCGCCGTGCGCACGATGGCGCGCGACAACGGTGACGGCAGCTGGGCCGTGAGCGGCCAGAAGATTTTCATCACCTGGGGCGACCACGACGTCGCCGACAACATCGTCCACCTCGTCCTCGCCCGCACAGAGGGTGCGCCCGAGGGGCACCGCGGCCTGTCGCTCTTCGTCGTGCCGAAGTTCACACTCGACGCAGCCGGCGCTCCGGGCGAGCGGAACTCCGTCGTGACGGTTGGCCTCGAACACAAGCTTGGCATCCACGCGAGCCCGACCTGCGTGCTGCAGTTCGAAGACGCGACGGGCTACCTCGTCGGCGAGCTCAACCAGGGCCTCATGGGCATGTTTGTCATGATGAACGAAGCGCGCGTCGGCATCGGCGTGCAGGGCCTCGGCGTCGCAGACCGCGCCTACCAGCGCGCGCTCTCGTACGCGCACACCCGCGTGCAGGGCGCCGTGCTCGGCTTGCCAGACGGCACGCCGATCGCCGGTCACCCCGACGTTCGTCGCCTGCTGCTGTCGATGTCGAGCCGCATCTCTGCGATGCGGGCATTCTCCGTGCTCGTCGGCGACGTGCACGACCGCGCCGAATCCGATGGCACGGGGGCACTTGCAGAGCTCTTCGTTCCTATTCTCAAGTCGTGGCTCACCGAGCAGGCAGTGCACGTGTCGTCTGACGCTGTGCAGGTGCACGGCGGTATGGGGTTCATTGAGGAGACCGGCGCGGCGCAGCACTTCCGCGACTCGCGCATCCTGCCCATCTACGAGGGCACCACAGCGATCCAGTCGAACGACCTCGTCGGGCGCAAGGTGCTCCGTGACGGTGGTCAGACGATCGGGCAGGTGTTCGCGATGATTCGCGAGCAGCTCCAGGCGCTCACCGCGACGGGCGACACCACCGCGACCCGCGTGGCAGAGCGCACCGAGCGGGCCGTGGCCTCCGCCGAGCGCGCGACGCAGGCGCTCCTGGGGTTCGCGTCGAGCCCGCGCGACGCGTTCGCGGTGTCGGTGCCGTTCCAGGAGATGCTCGCGACCCTCGTTGGCGGGTGGATGCACGCGACGATCGCGACCGCGGTGCTCGGGCACAGCGAGCGCTCGGCCGACGACGTGCGCCGCCTCAGCGAGGCCGACTTCTACAGCGCGCACCACCTCGCGCAGGTGCACGCGCTCGCAGAGACCGTCGCGGCTGGCGAGATCGGCGAGTAGTTCGATCCCTCTCGCGTGACGCAGGGCGCCTGTCACTTGGGTGGTGGGCGTCCGCTTGCGTTTTCGCGCCGGGCCTCGTCGTCGGCCGGGCTGCGTGTACGAGTTGTTAGACCTGCACCGTGTGCTTTGAATCGAGCGCGCTGATCGAGCGCCGCACGGCCTCGGCGAGCTGCCGCACCGCGGCACTCGGGCCGGCGGGCCCCGCGGGGGCCGCAAGCAGCAGCTCGCGCGTGAACCTGTCGTCGGCGATGGGCCGAAGCACGACGCCCTCTGGGGCGCTACTTCGCATGAGCGAGGGGACGAGGGCCACGCCCATGTTCGCCGCGATGAGACCGAGTACCACGGCGTAGTCGTCGGTGCGCACGGGCACGTTGAGCTTCACGCGGGTCTCGTCGAACAGTTCGCGCACGAGGTCGTCGAGCGTGTCGCCCGGCGTCGACCCCATCACCCAGTTCGCGCTGCCAAGCTGCAGCAGCGTGGCCGTGTCGAACTCCTCAATGTTCGCGAGTTCATGGTGCGCCGGCAGGGCGAGCAGCATCGGGTCGGTGAACACGTGGGTCGTGTGCACTTCTGACCTGAGGGGCAACGCGTAGCTGCCCGCCGCGTACACGAGTGCGGCGTCGAGCGTGTGCTGGTTGACGCCGCCGACGAGCGGCATGACCTCCGCGAGGGTGGCATCGAGCTCGATGCCGAGCTCCGAGAGGCGCGTGGCGATGCCGGGCAGGATCCGCGCCGCCGCGGTCGGAAAGATCCCGAAGCGGAGCCGAACGTGCCCCAGTTCGGCGAGGTCCCGCACGTCGGTGAGCGTGCGATCGGCCAGGCCGAGAATCTCCTCGCCGCGCTCAAGCATGAGGAGGCCTGCATTCGTGAGGCGGGAGCCTCTGCTGCTGCGCGCGGTGAGCTCCGTGCCGACGAGCCTGTCGAGGTTCTTGAGGTGGTAATCGACCGTTGGCTGGCTCCACCCGAGCCGGGCTGCCGCGCGGGCGACGGAGCCCTCGGCGGCGACCGCGCTGAGTGCCTGAAGCTGGCGGAGATCGATCATGTGGGCTCCCGGAATAGCTGAGGTTGCGGCGAAGAATTCAGCGCCCTGATACATACAGTATATGTCTCTAGGGAGCTGAATCGGGGGTTCTCCTGTGAGCTGCGCGAGGCCACTATGAAAGGTATGCCTATTGAGAATCATGTGACCCAACAGGACGCTCCCTACGCGTCCGCGCTCGAACGTTACGCAGACGCCGGTCCGCAGAGCCTCATGGTCCCTGGGCACGGCTGTGCGCCGGAGGCGGGCGGCGAGCACCTCGCTAAGCTGTTCGGTGACCGTGCAGTGCAGCTTGACGTGCCGCTCATGCTCGACGGGATTGACCTCGGGCCAGGATCCCCTCTCGCGCAGGCGCTCGAGCTCGCGGCCGGCGCGTGGGGCGCTCGCCGCACCTGGTTCCTCACGAACGGCGCTTCGCAGGGCAACCGCACGGCTGCCTTCGCTGTCCGCGGCCTCGGCGAGCGCGTGCTCATGCAGCGCAGCTCGCACTCAAGTTTCACCGACGGCGTGCTGCTCGCGGGCCTCATCCCCGCGTTCGTCGCGCCGAACGTCGACCACGACCACGGCATCGCACACGGCCTCACCCCCGAGGTGCTTGACGAGGCGCTCTCGACCGAGGCTGATGCTGGCCGCGCGGTGCAGAGCGTCTACGTGGTGTCGCCGAGCTACTTCGGGTCGACCGCGGATGTCGCTGGCCTCGCCCGCGTCGCGCACTCGCACGGCGCGGCCCTCATTGTCGACGGCGCGTGGGGCGCACACTTCGGGTTCCATGACGACCTCCCCGAGTCGCCCGTTCGGCTCGGCGCGGACCTGGTCATCTCGAGCACGCACAAGCTCGCGGGCTCGTTCACGCAGTCGGCAATGCTGCACATGGGCGACACCGAGTTCGCCGATCGGCTCGAGCCGCTCGTGAACCGCTCGTACACGATGACCGCGTCGACCTCCGCGAGCGCCCTGCTCATGGGGTCGCTCGACTCGGCCCGTCACGCGCTCATGAACGGGAAAGAGCAGATCGGGCGCTCGATCGAGCTCTCGGAGGAGTTCCGCGAGCGGCTTCGCGCGAGCGAATACTTCACCGTGATCAGCGACGATTTTGGCGACTTCCCTGACATCGTGAGTGTCGACCCGCTGCGCATCCCGATCGACGTGTCGCGCCTCGGCAAGAGCGGCCACTGGGTTCGGGATCGCATGATCTCTGAGTACGGTGTCTACTTTGAGATGTCGACGGCCACGACAATCGTTGCGGTGATCGGCGCTCTTGCCACCCCCGACATCGACCGCGTCATGGCGGGTCTCGAAGCGGTTGCCGCTGAGGCACTCGAGAGCAACGGCGGACCGAGCGAGCTTGGCGCGTTCCCGGAGCTTCCGGAGGCGGGCACGCTGCGCATGCTGCCGCGCGCCGCCTTCTTTGCGGAGAGCATCGTCGTGACAGCGCACCAGGCGATCGGTCAGATCTCGGCAGACACGCTCGCGGCGTACCCTCCCGGCATTCCGAACCTCGTGCCCGGCGAGGAGATCACGGAGGAGACCGTGACGTTCCTGCAGGCCGTTGCCTCGTCGCCGACGGGGTACGTGCGCGGTGCGGCGGACCCGCTCGTCGCGACGTTCCGCGTCGTACGCGACCCCCTCACGGCGAGCGCCAACTAAGTACAAGATCTGGTCGGGCCGGCTCGCGCGCTGGGAAGCCTCGCGGGCCGGCGGGCCTGTGCTTGGCACCGCCGCCATCCGCTGAAGAGCCCCCTCCCCGCACAAGAGGTACTTCCCAACCGTTCGATTGGGGTAGGCCTGCGGGGAAGGGGCTCTCCTGTGCGGACGAGGCGTGGTGCCACCAGCCAGGCCAGGCAGGGCTCGTCTTGGCCTGGCTTGGCTCGCGCGGGCGGGGCGTGCTGCCGCGTCCGGGCACAGCAAAGGGCGGGCCCGGCAAGAGCCGGCACCCGCCCTGTGCGAAGAAGCGTTAGGCCTTCTTCTTGCTCTTTTCGAAGAGGTTGCCGACGAGCGTCGAAGTCAGCAGGATGACGCCGAGCAGCACGATGCCGACGATCGAGATGGCGACAACGTCAACGGGCTGGCCAGCTGCCGAGAACGGTGCGTGCGTGTCGACCTTCTCGACGCCCTCCGACGCGAACGCGGGCGCGCTGACCAGAACGGTAGCGAGCGCGACAGAAGCGGCGGTTGCGATGCGTGTGCGGATCTTCACTGTGTCTCCTCAGAAATCTGTGAGCGCGCGGCATCATGCAGCGCACCCTGTCTATTCTGCCCTATTTTTCCGCGGCGCGTGGATAAGCTCTATTCATGAGTCTCGAACGCGAATCTACCGCCATTGACCAGATCGCTGAGGATTGGGTTGACGCGCTCACGGAGCACGATCCGATCACCGGCAGCTACATCGGCCGCGAGGGCGCCCACGCCCGCCTGAACGACTTCTCGCCCGCCGGGTCAGAGGCCGTCGCCGGGGTGATGCGCGACACCCTCGCGAAGCTCCGCGAAGCGACTCCCGCTGACGACGTCGACCGCGTCACGAAGATCGACCTGACGGCCGAGCTTGAGCTCTCGCTCGCGCGTCACGCGGCCGGGGAAGACCTGCGCAACCTCAACGTCATCGAATCACCGAGCCAGCAGGTTCGCGACATCTTCGACATCATGCCGAGCGACACCGAGGGCGACTGGGCCAACATCGCGGCGCGCATGGCCGCCGTTCCCGAAGCGATGCGGTCGTACCGCGAGTCGCTTGACGAAGGAGTCGCGCGCGGGCTGGTGCCCGCGCTGCGCCAGGTCCGCGAGGTCGCGGCTCAGCTGCGCCGCACCGCGGGGATGTCGCCGCTCATTCAGCCTCGCGGCGGGGTGCCGGGCGGCGCCGCCCCGGGCGACAAGCCGAAGGGGTTCTTCGCTGAGCTGGCAGAGCGCGCGGGGGAGTCGGTGCCCGAGTCGCTCCGTCAGGATCTCGCGAAGGCCGCAGGCAAAGCCTCTGAGGCGTACGCTGGACTCGCGAACTTCTTGGACACCCACCTTGCCGCGCACGCGCCAGAGATGGACGCGTTTGGGCGCGAACGCTACGAGCTCGCGTCTGAGGTCTTCCTCGGCGCGAAGGTCGACCTCGACGAGACCTACGAGTGGGGCGTTGAAGAACTGCGTCGCATGGTCGACGAGCAGGAGCGCATTGCAGGCGAGATCCTGGGCGAGAAGCCGCGCCCCGGAATCGTCGCCGACGCGATCAAGCACCTTGACGGAGACGCCTCGCGCAAGCTGCACGGCACCGACGCGCTGCAGAAGTGGATGCAGGAGACGAGCGACCGCGCCGTCGCCGAGCTCGGCGCGACCCAGTTCGACATTCCCGAGGAGATTCGCACCCTCGAGTGCATGATCGCCCCGACGCAGGAGGGCGGTATTTACTACACCGGCCCCTCGAGCGACTTCTCGCGGCCCGGCCGCATGTGGTGGTCCGTGCCCGAGGGCGTCACCGAGTTCGACACGTGGCGCGAGCTCACGACCGTCTACCACGAGGGTGTGCCCGGGCATCACCTGCAGATCGGCCAGGCCGTCGTGAACAGCGGCACGCTCAACGAGTGGCGCCGCCAGCTCGCGGGCAGCTCGGGGAACGCCGAGGGTTGGGCGCTGTACGCCGAGCGCCTGATGGAGCAGCTCGGTTACCTCGACGATCCCGCCGACCGGCTCGGCATGCTCGACGGCCAGCGCATGCGCGCCGCCCGCGTCGTGCTCGACATCGGTGTACACCTCGGCAAGCAGCGCCCCGACGGCGGCGGTGTCTGGGACGGCGACTACGCGTTCGAGTTCCTCGCAGAGAACGTCAACATGAACGACGGCTTCGTGCGCTTTGAGGTGCTCCGCTACCTCGGCTGGGCGGGTCAGGCTCCCTCCTACAAGATCGGGCAGCGCATCTGGGAGGAGCTGCGCGACGAGGCCAAGGGCCGCGCCGAGTCAGGCGGCGGGGCGTTCGACATCCGCGATTTCCACCGCGAGGCACTGCAGCTCGGCGTCACTAGGCTCGACACCCTGCAAGCGGCAATGCGCGGCCAGCTCGCGGACTAGAGTCGCAGCCTAGAGTCGCAGCCCCTGACCACGACGCGGCCCGTCGCCCACGCTCCTCCCGAGCGTCGGGCGGCGGGCCGCGTCACATTTTCCTGCCCAGAATGGCCGGTCTCTGGAAAGATGGTTGGAGGGGAGCTCCACGGGGGAGCGCCTACCGCTTCACGGAGGCCAACGTGTCCAACGAAGAACTATCGCCCTCACTGATTGAGCGCACGGGTATCGAGATCGTGCCCGAGGGCGCCCGCACCGCGCGGCCCCGTGACCTGTTCTGGCCGTGGTTCGCGGCGAACGTCTCGGTGTTCGGGATGTCGTACGGCTCGTTCGTGCTTGGCTTCGGCATTTCGTTCTGGCAGGCGACCGCCGTCTCCGTGATCGGCATCGTCGTGTCGTTCTTCCTGTGCGGTGTCATCGCGATCGCGGGCAAGCGCGGGTCGGCGCCGACGATGGTGCTGTCGCGCGCGGCGTTCGGCGTGCACGGCCAGAAGGTGCCCGGCATCATCTCCTGGCTCACCTCGATCGGCTGGGAGACGTTCCTCGCGATCATGGCGGTGCTCGCGACCGCGACGGTCATCACGCAGCTTGGCGGCGACGGCGGGGTCGCAGTGAAGCTCGTCGCGACGATCGTCGTCGCCGCGCTCATCGTCGTCGCCTCCGTGCTCGGCTATCACACGATCATGAAGATGCAGTCGATCCTGACGTGGATCACGGGCGCCGTGACCGTCCTCTACATCGTTCTCGCGGCGCCACACATCGACCTTGCCGCTGTCATGGCGATCCCCGCCGGGAGCGCCGGGAACGTCATTGGGGCGCTCGTCATGGTGATGACAGGGTTCGGCCTTGGCTGGATCAACATCGCCGCCGACTGGTCGCGCTACCAACGTCGCGACGCGTCAGACGGTTCGATCATCCTGTGGAACACGATCGGGGGCGCGCTCGCGCCCGTGATCCTCGTCGTCTTTGGCCTGCTGCTCGCAGGCTCCGACCCGGAGCTCATGGACGCCGTTGGAAGCGACCCGATCGGCGCCCTCGCGACACTGCTGCCGGTCTGGGTGCTCATCCCGTTCCTGCTCACCGCGGTGCTCGCGCTCGTCTCGGGTGCCGTGCTCGGCATCTACTCGTCGGGGCTCACGCTCTTGAGCCTCGGGATCCGGATCCCGCGCCCCGCCGCCGCGGGAATCGACGGGCTGATCCTCACCGCGGGAACGATCTGGGTCGTGTTCTTCGCGGAGGGCTTCCTCGGGCCGTTCCAGAGCTTCCTCATCACGCTCGGGGTGCCGCTCGCTGCGTGGGCCGGGATCCTGATCGCGGATATTCTTCGCCGGAAGCGCGACTACGACGAGGTGGCGCTGTTCGACGCGCGCGGCCGCTACGGATCGTGGGACTGGGTCTCGGTCGCCATCTTCGCGGTCGCTTCGGCGATCGGCTGGGGGCTCGTGACGAACGGCTTCGCCGCCGACGCCCCGTGGAACAACTGGCAGGGATACCTGCTCGGGTTCATCGGGGGCAAGGACGGCGACTGGGCGTACGCGAACCTCGGCGTGTTCTTCGCGCTCGTGTTCTCGTTCGTCGTCGCGTGGTTCGCGCGGGCGGGCAGGATCCACAAGCAGGAGATGATCGGGCGGTAGCGCGCCTTCGCCGGAACGAGCGAGGGGCTCCCGCACCTGGTGGTGTGGGAGCCCCTCGCTCTGTATAGCTGCTGGGCTGTCGCCGGTTAGGCGCTGCGCTGGCCGCCGCCCTGGCGACGTGGGCCGCCCTGGCCGCCTGGCCGGCCGCCGCCGGGTCGTCCGCCCTGGCCGCCCGAGCGCTGTCCGCCCTGGCCGCCGCGCTGCCCCTGGCCACCGCGCTGACCGCCCGAGCGCTGTCCGCCCTGACCGCCGGTCGTTGATCCCTGACCGCCCTGTCCGCCACCGCCACCGCGGCGCGAGCGCTTGCGCTTCGCGTTCGCACCGGTCGACGACCCTGATCCAGCCGGGTTGTGGCCCGCTGCGCGCTGCTGCGCGGCCTGCGCCTCGGCACGGCGCTGCTCAGTGAGCTTCGGATCCACGCGGGGCGCGACATCGCCGATGAGGTCGAGGACCTCGCGGTCGACGCTCTGCGCCATCGGGTTCACCTGGAGCGGCGTGACGTTGATCTTTGCCGCGCGCATGAGCTGGCGCATCTCGCCGCGCTGCTCAGGGAGCACGATCGTGACGACGTCACCCTCGTTGCCGGCGCGGGCGGTGCGGCCCGAGCGGTGCAGATACGCCTTGTGCTCGACCGGGGGATCGATGTGCACGACGAGGTCGACACCGTCAACGTGGACGCCGCGAGCCGCGACGTCGGTTGCGACGAGCACCTTTGCCTCGCCCGAGACGAACTCGGCGAGGTTCCGGTCGCGGGCGTTCTGCGACAGGTTGCCCTGGAGCTCGACGGCGGGGATGCCGGCCGCGGTGAGCTGCTTCGCAAGCTTCTTCGCCTGGTGCTTCATCCGCGTGAAAAGAATGCGGCGGGCCGTGCCGCTCGCGAGCGCCTCGATCAGAGCATCCTTCTGGCCCTTGCCCGATACCTCGAAAACGTGGTGCGTGAGCTGCGGCACGGGCGACTCAGCCGAGTCGACGGAGTGCATGATTGGGTCGTGAAGGTAGCGCTTTACGAGGTTATCGACGCCGTTATCGAGGGTCGCGCTAAACAGCAGCCGCTGGCCCTTCTTCGGCGTCTTGTTCATGATGCGGGTGACGACGGGAAGGAAGCCCATGTCAGCCATGTGGTCGGCCTCATCGAGCACCGTGATCTCGACGCCGTCGAGCGTGAGCACGCCCTGGTTGAGTAGGTCGTCGAGGCGGCCTGGCGCTGCGACGACAACATCGACGCCGGCCTCGAGCGCGGCTTCTTGGCGGCGCTGCGGGATACCACCGAAGATCGTGGTGACCTTGATGCCGGCGGGGTCGCCGAGCATCTTGAGGGTCTCCGCGATCTGGGTGACGAGCTCGCGGGTCGGCGCGAGCACGATGGCGCGCGGCCGCGAGGGCTGACGCTTCTTCGCGGCGGCGTGGGCCGCGATGCCCTCTTCGCCACCCGCGAGGTTCGCGATGATGGGGATGCCGAAGGCGATGGTCTTCCCCGAGCCGGTGCGGCCGCGGCCGAGCACGTCTCGGCCCTTGAGCGTGTCGGGGAGAGTGTCGCGCTGGATCGGGAACGGCGAAGTCTTGCCGTTCTTTTCAAGCGCATGGGCGATGAGTGCGGGCACGCCGAGATCGGCGAAAGTCTGAGTGGTCACGCGGTGTTGAGTACTTCCTGCGTTGGTATATGTCATGGAGGATTTCCTCCGGTACTGCCATTCTACTTGGCGTCTGCTGTGGGTGCTTGGAGCGGGGTGGGTTTAAGGCTTGGCGTGGGGTTGGGTCGGGCTCGGGTTTGGGCTTGGCGCGGCCTGCGCGCCGTTGTCGGTGGCGCGCGGTACCGTCGTTGTCAGATGAAACGGCCTCGTAGGCCACGAAGGAGGCGCAGTGTTCGTACGGGAGACCCCGGCTGGCCCGCTGCTCGTCACGAGCGCGAGCGACCTCACCGCGGCGAGCATGTGCGAGTTCGCCTTCCTGCGCCGGGTCGACGCGAAGCTCGGCAGGGCAGTTGAGGTGCCGCCTGACGACGACGTGATGCTCGCTCGCGCCGGCGCACTCGGTGACGAACACGAAGAGCGGGTGCTCTCTGAGCTGCGCGCGACCTACGGGTCGGGTCTCGTCGGTGAGCCGGGTGGCGTCGTCGAGATCCCGCGACCCGCTGCGATGACACCCGAGGCGCTCGCCTCTGTCGCCGCCGAGACCGAGGTTGCCCTTGCAGGGGGAGCGAAAGTCGTTTTCCAGGCGACGTTCTTCGACCCTGAGCAGCGGCCCGCCGCGCCAGAGCGTGGCGAGCCCGCGATCGCGTTCCTCGGGTTCGCGGATTTCCTGGAGTTGCGCGACGACGGGAGCTACGAGGTACAGGACACGAAGCTGGCGCGCCGCGCC
Encoded here:
- a CDS encoding DEAD/DEAH box helicase; amino-acid sequence: MTYTNAGSTQHRVTTQTFADLGVPALIAHALEKNGKTSPFPIQRDTLPDTLKGRDVLGRGRTGSGKTIAFGIPIIANLAGGEEGIAAHAAAKKRQPSRPRAIVLAPTRELVTQIAETLKMLGDPAGIKVTTIFGGIPQRRQEAALEAGVDVVVAAPGRLDDLLNQGVLTLDGVEITVLDEADHMADMGFLPVVTRIMNKTPKKGQRLLFSATLDNGVDNLVKRYLHDPIMHSVDSAESPVPQLTHHVFEVSGKGQKDALIEALASGTARRILFTRMKHQAKKLAKQLTAAGIPAVELQGNLSQNARDRNLAEFVSGEAKVLVATDVAARGVHVDGVDLVVHIDPPVEHKAYLHRSGRTARAGNEGDVVTIVLPEQRGEMRQLMRAAKINVTPLQVNPMAQSVDREVLDLIGDVAPRVDPKLTEQRRAEAQAAQQRAAGHNPAGSGSSTGANAKRKRSRRGGGGGQGGQGSTTGGQGGQRSGGQRGGQGQRGGQGGQRSGGQGGRPGGGRPGGQGGPRRQGGGQRSA